The Vulpes vulpes isolate BD-2025 chromosome 10, VulVul3, whole genome shotgun sequence genome has a window encoding:
- the HPDL gene encoding 4-hydroxyphenylpyruvate dioxygenase-like protein, with product MAAHAHRLCHVAFHVPAGQRLARDLRRLFGFQPLAVREAEGWRQLALRSGDAVFLVNEGAGPRQPLYGLDPRHAVPSATNLCFDVADAGAAARALVARGCSVPVPPVSVKDAQGTATYAVVSPPAGNLSLTLVERAGFQGPFLPGFQSVPSAAGPGWVSHVDHLTLACTPGSSPPLMRWFRHCLGFRHLPLSPDEDPEVGLEVTAGSGLGGLKLTALQSPPGSAVPTLVLVETLPGASSGQDQVEQFLARHRGPGLQHVGLYTPNIVEATEGVAVAGGQLLAPPEAYYQQPGKERQILAAGHEPSLLARWGILLDGEDGKFLLQVFTKSLFPEDTFFLELIQRQGATGFGQGNIRALWQSVQEEQAARDQEARRWGLGSASCPGAQGQLELRNTCKGLE from the coding sequence ATGGCCGCGCACGCCCATCGCCTGTGCCACGTTGCCTTCCACGTGCCCGCGGGGCAGCGCCTCGCCCGCGACCTGCGGCGGCTCTTCGGGTTCCAGCCCCTGGCGGTGCGGGAAGCAGAAGGCTGGCGGCAGCTGGCCCTGCGCAGCGGCGACGCGGTCTTCTTGGTGAACGAGGGCGCAGGGCCGCGGCAGCCGCTGTACGGCCTGGACCCGCGTCATGCGGTGCCCAGCGCCACCAACCTGTGCTTCGACGTGGCGGATGCGGGTGCCGCCGCCCGGGCGTTGGTCGCGCGGGGCTGCAGCGTGCCGGTGCCCCCGGTCAGCGTGAAGGATGCGCAGGGCACAGCCACCTACGCCGTGGTCAGCCCGCCCGCCGGCAACCTCAGCCTGACACTCGTGGAGCGTGCCGGCTTCCAAGGGCCTTTCCTGCCAGGATTCCAGTCCGTGCCCTCTGCAGCCGGCCCGGGCTGGGTCAGCCACGTGGACCACCTGACCCTGGCCTGCACCCCTGGCAGCTCCCCCCCACTGATGCGCTGGTTCCGCCACTGTCTAGGCTTCCGCCACCTGCCGCTGAGTCCAGATGAGGATCCCGAGGTGGGCCTCGAGGTGACAGCAGGATCTGGGCTAGGGGGACTGAAGCTCACGGCCCTGCAGAGCCCACCGGGCAGTGCTGTCCCCACCCTCGTGCTGGTGGAGACCCTACCGGGGGCTTCTAGTGGACAGGACCAGGTGGAGCAGTTCCTGGCCCGGCACAGGGGACCAGGGCTGCAGCACGTGGGGCTGTACACGCCCAACATCGTAGAAGCCACTGAGGGGGTAGCAGTGGCTGGGGGCCAGCTCCTCGCCCCTCCTGAGGCGTACTACCAACAGCCCGGCAAGGAACGGCAGATCCTAGCTGCAGGGCATGAGCCTAGCCTGCTGGCCCGATGGGGGATCCTGCTGGATGGCGAGGATGGCAAGTTTCTACTTCAGGTCTTCACCAAGTCTCTCTTTCCAGAGGACACTTTCTTTCTGGAGCTAATTCAGAGGCAGGGGGCCACAGGCTTCGGCCAGGGCAACATCCGGGCCCTGTGGCAGTCTGTGCAGGAGGAGCAAGCCGCCAGGGATCAGGAAGCCAGAAGGTGGGGGCTGGGCTCAGCCTCCTGTCCTGGAGCGCAGGGCCAGCTGGAACTAAGAAACACCTGCAAAGGCTTGGAGTGA